In the genome of Massilia sp. PAMC28688, one region contains:
- a CDS encoding phosphatidate cytidylyltransferase: MLKTRVITAVVLLAVLLAVLFGDFYPGFVAVILAFLLAGITEGFQLFGRSRKQSLIIGVFWTAAFAYAFLYQQNPQAYKLWFVLSTAFWLLRFVPCLATGLPPLATTRNTVIGYMYPISVIACFAAIVMFFKVSAVYLLSVMALVWIADIFAYFCGKAFGKRKLAPTISPGKSWEGAIGGGIFVLLISAAVILFGGEALAGTFVVAVQAKFGWAMTLLILMVITAASVVGDLFESQLKRRAGVKDSSNLLPGHGGVLDRIDALIPVLPLAALIHTAL, encoded by the coding sequence ATGCTCAAGACCCGGGTCATTACCGCTGTTGTCCTGCTCGCCGTTCTGCTGGCGGTCCTGTTTGGCGATTTTTATCCGGGCTTCGTGGCCGTGATCCTGGCCTTCCTGCTTGCCGGCATCACCGAAGGCTTCCAGCTGTTTGGCCGCTCGCGCAAGCAGTCACTGATCATCGGCGTGTTCTGGACGGCGGCCTTTGCCTACGCCTTCCTGTATCAGCAAAACCCGCAAGCTTACAAGTTGTGGTTCGTGCTCTCGACCGCGTTCTGGCTGCTGCGCTTCGTGCCCTGCCTGGCGACCGGCCTGCCGCCACTGGCCACCACGCGCAACACCGTCATCGGCTATATGTATCCGATCTCGGTCATTGCCTGCTTTGCCGCCATTGTCATGTTTTTCAAGGTCTCGGCCGTCTACCTGCTGTCGGTCATGGCGCTGGTGTGGATTGCCGACATTTTTGCCTACTTCTGCGGCAAGGCCTTTGGCAAGCGCAAGCTTGCGCCCACCATTTCGCCCGGCAAATCATGGGAAGGCGCCATTGGCGGCGGCATCTTTGTGCTCCTGATTTCGGCTGCCGTGATCCTGTTTGGTGGCGAGGCGCTGGCCGGCACCTTCGTGGTGGCTGTGCAGGCCAAGTTCGGCTGGGCCATGACGCTCCTGATCCTGATGGTCATCACCGCGGCCAGTGTCGTGGGCGACCTGTTTGAATCCCAGCTCAAGCGCCGCGCCGGCGTCAAGGACAGCAGCAATCTGCTGCCTGGCCACGGCGGCGTGCTTGACCGTATTGACGCCCTGATCCCCGTGCTGCCGCTGGCCGCGCTGATCCACACGGCGCTCTAG
- the ispC gene encoding 1-deoxy-D-xylulose-5-phosphate reductoisomerase — MQRITILGATGSIGVSTLDVLARHPDKYEVYALSAHGRVDELAAQCAQFRPARAVVGSADAAARLALLLRERGIKTDVEYGEAALCDIASHSQTDTVMAAIVGAAGLAPTLAAARAGKKILLANKEALVMSGQLFMDAVQEHGATLLPIDSEHNAIFQSLPQSYARSPRGAGVSKILLTASGGPFLKRDVATLEHVTPDEACKHPNWEMGRKISVDSATMMNKGLEVIEAHWLFGAPASLIEVVIHPQSVIHSMVSYVDGSVIAELGNPDMRTPIANALAFPDRIESGVGQLDLTAIGTLHFEKPDFVRFPCLALAFEALQAGGTAPALLNAANEVAVAAFLDRRIGFRDIDRVIARVMHENEHGAASSIDAVMAQDARARRAATAIVDGIAR, encoded by the coding sequence ATGCAACGCATCACCATTCTTGGCGCGACCGGCTCGATCGGCGTGTCAACCCTCGACGTTCTCGCGCGCCATCCCGACAAGTACGAAGTCTATGCCCTCTCGGCCCACGGCCGGGTGGACGAACTGGCCGCCCAGTGCGCCCAGTTCCGCCCCGCGCGCGCCGTGGTCGGCAGCGCCGATGCCGCCGCCCGCCTGGCTTTGTTGCTGCGCGAGCGCGGCATCAAGACCGATGTGGAATACGGCGAAGCGGCCCTGTGCGACATCGCCTCGCACAGCCAGACCGATACCGTGATGGCCGCCATTGTCGGCGCGGCCGGTCTGGCGCCCACGCTGGCCGCTGCCCGCGCCGGGAAAAAGATCCTCCTGGCGAACAAGGAAGCGCTGGTCATGTCCGGCCAGCTGTTCATGGACGCGGTGCAGGAGCACGGCGCCACGCTGCTGCCCATCGACAGCGAGCACAATGCCATTTTCCAGTCGCTGCCGCAGTCGTATGCCCGTTCGCCGCGCGGCGCCGGGGTATCCAAGATCCTGCTGACGGCTTCCGGCGGACCGTTTCTCAAGCGCGACGTCGCCACCCTGGAGCACGTCACGCCCGACGAAGCCTGCAAGCACCCGAACTGGGAAATGGGCCGCAAGATATCGGTCGATTCGGCCACCATGATGAACAAGGGCCTGGAAGTGATCGAGGCGCACTGGCTCTTCGGCGCGCCTGCCAGCCTGATCGAGGTTGTCATCCACCCGCAAAGCGTGATTCACTCAATGGTGTCGTATGTCGATGGCTCCGTGATTGCGGAGCTGGGCAACCCCGACATGCGTACGCCGATCGCCAACGCGCTGGCTTTTCCGGACCGGATCGAATCGGGAGTAGGGCAGCTGGACCTGACCGCCATCGGCACGCTGCACTTTGAAAAGCCCGATTTCGTACGCTTTCCCTGCCTGGCGCTGGCCTTTGAAGCACTGCAAGCCGGTGGCACCGCCCCCGCGCTGCTCAACGCCGCCAATGAAGTGGCGGTGGCAGCCTTCCTGGACCGCCGCATCGGCTTTCGCGATATCGACCGCGTGATTGCGCGCGTCATGCACGAGAACGAGCATGGCGCCGCCTCCAGCATCGACGCGGTCATGGCCCAGGATGCGCGCGCCCGCCGCGCGGCCACCGCCATCGTCGACGGCATCGCGAGATGA
- the rseP gene encoding RIP metalloprotease RseP: MSLLQTVLAFLLALGPLIVFHELGHYFVARLCGVKVLRFSVGMGKVVWSRKFGPDQTEWAISALPLGGYVKMLDDRDPATAAKTASDAAREFTRQSVWRRIAIVAAGPIANFLLAIVVLTGLYMYGMQDATTRLRAMPETAIAHQAGLREGDRIIAVNGREIAGWSELRLEIMSAAIDKTSARLEVVQADGGRSSAEIAATAFEKVDLEKDVLAPLGLQPRLSPAQLRTPLPGSAAEQAGLREGDVVQAIDGQPVVDGLDLIQQVRASKGRTVTLAILRDGAPLKVSATPRMDARSGYAMLGVQTSSRPEMVRLPAGPVEALAKGTAATWASAVMQVKLIGKIIMGELSWKNITGPVTIAEYAGESARQGPETFLRFLAAVSISLGVMNLLPIPVLDGGLLLYYSLEVLARRPLPERVIELAQRAGVVMLVMLMSLAFFNDAMRHI; encoded by the coding sequence ATGAGTCTGTTGCAGACGGTGCTGGCGTTCCTGCTGGCCCTCGGTCCGCTGATCGTCTTCCACGAACTGGGTCACTACTTTGTGGCGCGCCTGTGCGGCGTGAAGGTGCTGCGCTTTTCGGTTGGCATGGGCAAGGTCGTGTGGTCGCGCAAATTCGGTCCCGATCAGACGGAATGGGCGATTTCCGCGCTGCCGCTGGGCGGCTACGTCAAGATGCTCGACGACCGCGATCCCGCCACCGCCGCCAAAACCGCCTCCGACGCGGCGCGCGAATTCACGCGCCAGAGCGTATGGCGCCGCATTGCCATCGTCGCCGCCGGGCCGATTGCCAACTTCCTGCTCGCCATTGTGGTGCTGACCGGTCTTTACATGTACGGCATGCAAGACGCCACCACCCGCCTGCGCGCCATGCCCGAGACGGCCATCGCCCACCAGGCCGGCCTGCGCGAGGGAGACCGCATCATCGCGGTCAATGGCCGTGAGATCGCCGGCTGGAGCGAGCTGCGCCTGGAAATCATGAGCGCGGCGATTGACAAGACCAGCGCGCGCCTGGAAGTGGTCCAGGCTGACGGTGGCCGTTCAAGCGCCGAGATTGCCGCTACCGCGTTTGAGAAGGTGGACCTGGAGAAGGATGTCCTGGCCCCATTGGGCCTGCAGCCGCGCCTGTCGCCCGCACAGCTGCGCACACCGCTGCCAGGCAGCGCCGCCGAACAGGCGGGCCTGCGTGAGGGCGACGTGGTGCAGGCCATCGACGGCCAGCCGGTGGTCGATGGCCTGGATCTGATACAGCAGGTACGGGCCAGCAAAGGCAGGACGGTGACGCTTGCTATCCTGCGCGACGGTGCGCCCCTCAAGGTGTCAGCGACGCCGCGCATGGATGCCAGGAGTGGCTACGCCATGCTGGGCGTGCAGACCAGTTCGCGCCCCGAGATGGTGCGCCTGCCGGCGGGGCCGGTCGAAGCGCTGGCCAAGGGCACTGCGGCCACCTGGGCCAGCGCCGTGATGCAGGTAAAACTGATCGGCAAGATCATCATGGGCGAGCTATCCTGGAAAAACATCACGGGCCCGGTGACGATTGCGGAATATGCCGGCGAGAGCGCGCGCCAGGGGCCGGAGACCTTCCTGCGCTTTCTTGCCGCTGTCAGCATCAGTCTGGGCGTGATGAATCTGTTACCAATTCCGGTTCTGGACGGTGGGCTTTTGCTGTATTATTCGCTGGAAGTTTTGGCCCGGCGTCCGCTGCCGGAGCGCGTCATCGAGTTGGCGCAGCGTGCGGGCGTGGTCATGCTGGTCATGCTGATGTCGCTGGCCTTCTTCAACGACGCCATGCGGCACATCTGA
- the bamA gene encoding outer membrane protein assembly factor BamA, with the protein MKLHSERLAAPFFRRSLVAAAVMTLCAAPAFAVSPFVVKDIRVEGIQRIEAGTVFSYLPVRVGETFDDTKSITTIKALYNLGFFKDVRLEEDNGVLVVIVEERPAISTVDFTGTKNFEKDALIKSLKEIGIGETKTFDKSSVDRAEQELKRQYLSQGLYGVKITTTVTPIERNRVTVMFNVDEGEMARIRAINIVGNTKFTDKELRQQLQLNTKGWFTWYTKADQYSKTKLTGDIETIKSYYLNRGYLEANVESTQVAITPDKKDIYLTINITEGEQYRVKAVKLEGETFGREEELRSLILLRPGNIYSGDLLTASNKLISDRLGTFGYAFANVNANPEIDRDKREVTFTFMIDPGKRAYVRRMNIAGNTTTRDEVIRREFRQFEGSWYDGNKIKLSRDRVDRLGYFKDVTIDTPEAQGTSDQVDVNVTVTEKPTGNFMIGGAYSQAERFTFNASIQQANFAGSGTTVGFEINTSSYSRTIALSQVDPYFTADGISQSFELYTRTTRPPILNTGTFKVRQHGGRLNYGVPFSENDTVFFGLGLERTEIETDVNSPLRYQAYVRSVNGGGSGIGSARTNSFPLTAQWARDSRDSAVTPSYGRFQRANLEVDLFGDTKYYRAVYEQQWYKPLTRSITLALRGEADYGRGLRGSDFPIFKNFYAGGIGSVRGYESSSLGVVDARNDALGGASRVIGNVELQMPFTSGPDKSLRWFGFIDGGQVFQEGQRWRASELRFSSGLGLSWISPVGPLKLSYALPLNNKPGDRLERFQFQMGTGF; encoded by the coding sequence ATGAAATTACATTCTGAACGTCTAGCCGCACCTTTCTTCCGCCGTAGCCTGGTAGCCGCCGCCGTCATGACGCTGTGCGCCGCGCCTGCCTTTGCAGTGAGCCCGTTCGTGGTCAAGGACATCCGTGTCGAAGGCATCCAGCGTATCGAAGCCGGTACCGTGTTCAGCTACCTGCCGGTGCGCGTGGGCGAAACGTTTGACGACACCAAGAGCATCACCACCATCAAGGCGCTGTACAACCTGGGCTTTTTCAAGGACGTGCGCCTCGAGGAAGACAATGGGGTGCTGGTGGTGATCGTGGAAGAGCGTCCCGCCATCTCCACCGTGGACTTCACCGGCACCAAGAATTTTGAGAAAGATGCCCTGATCAAGTCGCTCAAGGAAATCGGCATTGGCGAAACCAAGACCTTCGACAAGTCCTCGGTCGACCGCGCCGAGCAGGAACTCAAGCGCCAGTACCTGTCGCAGGGCCTGTACGGGGTCAAGATCACCACCACCGTCACGCCGATCGAGCGCAATCGCGTCACCGTCATGTTCAATGTGGACGAAGGCGAAATGGCGCGCATCCGCGCCATCAACATCGTCGGCAACACCAAGTTTACGGACAAGGAACTGCGCCAGCAGCTCCAGCTCAACACCAAGGGCTGGTTCACCTGGTACACCAAGGCTGACCAGTATTCCAAGACCAAGCTGACCGGCGACATCGAGACCATCAAGTCGTATTACCTGAACCGCGGCTACCTGGAAGCGAACGTGGAGTCGACCCAGGTCGCCATCACGCCGGACAAGAAGGATATCTATCTCACCATCAACATTACCGAAGGTGAGCAGTACCGCGTCAAGGCCGTCAAGCTTGAAGGCGAGACCTTTGGCCGCGAAGAAGAATTGCGCTCCCTGATTCTGCTGCGTCCAGGCAATATCTATTCGGGCGACCTGCTCACCGCGAGCAACAAGCTGATCTCGGACCGCCTCGGCACCTTTGGGTATGCCTTCGCCAACGTCAATGCCAATCCTGAAATCGACCGCGACAAGCGTGAAGTCACCTTCACCTTCATGATCGACCCGGGCAAGCGCGCCTACGTGCGCCGTATGAACATCGCCGGCAATACCACCACGCGCGACGAAGTCATTCGCCGCGAGTTCCGCCAGTTTGAAGGCTCTTGGTACGACGGCAACAAGATCAAGCTCTCGCGCGACCGCGTCGACCGTCTTGGCTACTTCAAGGACGTCACCATCGACACCCCGGAAGCCCAGGGCACGTCGGACCAGGTGGACGTGAACGTGACGGTGACGGAAAAGCCGACCGGTAACTTCATGATCGGCGGCGCCTATTCGCAGGCCGAGCGCTTCACCTTCAACGCCTCGATCCAGCAGGCCAACTTTGCCGGCAGCGGCACCACGGTGGGCTTCGAGATCAATACCAGCAGCTACAGCCGCACCATCGCGCTGTCGCAGGTTGACCCGTACTTCACGGCCGACGGCATTTCGCAGTCGTTCGAGCTGTACACCCGTACCACGCGGCCGCCTATCCTCAATACCGGTACCTTCAAGGTACGCCAGCACGGCGGGCGCCTCAATTACGGCGTGCCGTTCTCGGAAAACGATACCGTGTTCTTCGGCCTGGGCCTGGAACGCACCGAGATTGAAACGGACGTCAACAGCCCGCTGCGCTACCAGGCCTACGTGCGCAGCGTGAACGGTGGCGGCTCCGGCATCGGCAGCGCGCGCACCAATTCGTTCCCGCTGACGGCCCAGTGGGCACGGGACAGCCGCGACAGCGCCGTGACGCCATCCTATGGCCGCTTCCAGCGCGCCAACCTGGAAGTGGACCTGTTCGGCGACACCAAGTACTACCGCGCTGTGTACGAGCAGCAGTGGTACAAGCCGCTCACCCGCTCGATCACGCTGGCACTGCGCGGCGAAGCGGACTACGGCCGCGGCTTGCGCGGCAGCGATTTCCCGATCTTCAAGAACTTCTATGCCGGTGGTATCGGGTCGGTACGCGGCTACGAAAGTTCGTCGCTGGGCGTGGTGGATGCCCGTAATGACGCCCTGGGGGGCGCCTCGCGCGTGATCGGCAACGTGGAGCTGCAGATGCCCTTCACCAGCGGCCCGGACAAGAGCTTGCGCTGGTTCGGCTTCATCGACGGCGGCCAGGTATTCCAGGAAGGCCAGCGCTGGCGTGCCAGCGAGCTGCGCTTCTCGTCCGGCCTGGGCCTGTCGTGGATTTCCCCGGTCGGTCCGCTCAAGTTGAGTTATGCTCTGCCTTTGAACAATAAACCGGGCGACCGCCTGGAGCGCTTCCAGTTCCAGATGGGTACAGGTTTCTGA
- a CDS encoding OmpH family outer membrane protein has translation MLRTLTASLPKQLAVLTLLACASLAQAQPSRVGFVYTERLMTESKMAKTADAKIEAEFSKRQKAIQETISRFKAMSDKFDAEAAKLTEPERTKRARELIDLDKDVQRTQREFREDLIQRKSEERANISTRAYKLIEQIAEQERLDIVLQEAAWVSPRIDITDKVLKLLDK, from the coding sequence ATGTTGAGAACATTGACTGCCTCGTTGCCCAAGCAGCTGGCCGTGCTGACATTGCTGGCCTGCGCGTCGCTGGCCCAGGCGCAGCCCAGCAGGGTGGGCTTCGTCTATACCGAGCGCCTCATGACCGAGTCCAAGATGGCCAAGACGGCGGACGCGAAAATCGAAGCGGAATTCTCCAAGCGCCAGAAGGCCATCCAGGAAACCATTTCGCGCTTCAAGGCCATGTCGGACAAGTTCGATGCGGAAGCGGCCAAGTTGACCGAGCCGGAACGCACCAAGCGCGCGCGCGAACTGATCGACCTCGACAAGGATGTTCAGCGCACCCAGCGCGAATTCCGCGAAGACCTCATCCAGCGCAAGAGCGAGGAACGGGCCAATATTTCGACCCGCGCCTACAAGCTGATCGAGCAGATCGCCGAGCAGGAACGGCTCGACATCGTGCTGCAGGAAGCAGCCTGGGTCAGTCCGCGCATCGATATTACCGACAAGGTACTCAAGCTGCTGGACAAGTAA
- the lpxD gene encoding UDP-3-O-(3-hydroxymyristoyl)glucosamine N-acyltransferase — protein sequence MGTRLGELVERFGGQLAGDPNLEVSGIAPLADAGVSHISFLSNSKFRAQAAQSGAAALIVSSADDALVAATYTGARIVTANPYAYFARAAQYFASLDEIVPAPGIDPTASVAPGAQIAASAHVGPHVTVEAGAQVGEGAVIDAGCFVGRDAVIGAHTHLFANVTFHARCQIGARGIIHSGAVIGTDGFGFANEGGVYIKIPQTGRVVIGDDVDIGANTTIDRGALADTIIEDGVKLDNQIQIGHNCHIGAHTAMAGCVGVAGSAKIGKYCTFGGAAMVLGHLTIADKVHISSGSMVSRSILEPGQYTGFYPLAKNAEWEKSAAIVRNLDAMRDKIRALEKTLKTLTEQSQNNKP from the coding sequence ATGGGCACTCGACTAGGTGAATTGGTCGAACGCTTTGGCGGCCAGCTGGCGGGCGATCCCAATCTTGAAGTAAGCGGGATCGCACCCCTGGCTGACGCGGGCGTTTCGCACATCAGCTTCCTCAGCAACAGCAAATTCCGGGCCCAGGCGGCCCAGAGCGGCGCCGCGGCGCTGATCGTATCAAGCGCCGACGATGCGCTCGTTGCCGCGACTTATACCGGTGCGCGCATCGTCACCGCCAATCCTTACGCCTACTTTGCCCGCGCGGCGCAGTACTTCGCTTCGCTCGACGAGATCGTGCCGGCCCCGGGCATCGACCCCACGGCCAGCGTGGCTCCGGGCGCGCAGATTGCGGCCAGCGCCCACGTGGGGCCCCATGTGACGGTGGAGGCGGGCGCGCAGGTGGGCGAGGGCGCCGTGATTGACGCCGGCTGCTTTGTCGGCCGCGACGCCGTCATCGGCGCGCACACGCACCTGTTTGCGAATGTGACTTTCCACGCCCGCTGCCAGATTGGCGCACGCGGCATCATCCACTCGGGCGCCGTGATCGGGACCGACGGTTTTGGTTTTGCCAATGAAGGCGGCGTGTACATCAAGATTCCGCAGACCGGGCGCGTGGTCATTGGCGACGATGTGGACATTGGCGCCAACACCACCATCGACCGCGGCGCGCTGGCCGACACCATCATCGAAGACGGTGTCAAGCTCGATAACCAGATCCAGATTGGCCACAACTGCCACATTGGCGCACACACGGCCATGGCCGGCTGCGTGGGCGTGGCAGGCAGCGCAAAAATCGGCAAGTACTGCACCTTTGGCGGCGCCGCCATGGTGCTTGGCCACCTCACCATCGCCGACAAGGTCCACATTTCGTCGGGCAGCATGGTGTCGCGCTCGATCCTGGAGCCGGGCCAGTACACCGGCTTCTATCCGCTGGCGAAAAACGCCGAGTGGGAAAAAAGTGCGGCAATCGTTCGCAACCTCGATGCCATGCGCGATAAAATCCGGGCGCTGGAAAAAACCCTCAAGACCCTTACCGAGCAATCACAGAATAACAAACCATGA
- the fabZ gene encoding 3-hydroxyacyl-ACP dehydratase FabZ, producing MTTTADTADTSKMLDICQIKKLLPHRYPLLLVDRVLTWEANKSITAIKNVTANEEFFNGHFPHKPVMPGVLMIEALAQTAAILSFLTMGVTPDENSVVYFVGIDNARFKRPVGPGDQLKMDVEILRVSRGIWKYKAVGTVDGAVALEAELMCTIRSSADASQPAGK from the coding sequence ATGACGACCACCGCCGACACCGCCGACACGAGCAAGATGCTCGACATTTGCCAGATCAAGAAGCTGCTGCCGCACCGCTATCCGCTGCTGCTGGTGGACCGCGTGCTGACCTGGGAAGCCAACAAGTCGATCACCGCGATCAAGAACGTGACCGCCAATGAAGAATTCTTCAACGGCCATTTCCCGCACAAGCCGGTCATGCCCGGTGTGCTCATGATCGAAGCGCTGGCCCAGACCGCGGCCATCCTGTCGTTCCTGACCATGGGCGTGACGCCGGACGAGAATTCCGTGGTCTATTTCGTGGGCATCGACAATGCGCGCTTCAAGCGCCCGGTCGGCCCTGGCGACCAGCTCAAGATGGATGTCGAGATCCTGCGCGTTTCGCGCGGCATCTGGAAGTACAAGGCCGTGGGGACCGTGGACGGCGCGGTGGCGCTGGAAGCGGAACTGATGTGCACCATCCGCAGCTCCGCCGACGCGAGCCAGCCAGCGGGGAAGTGA
- the lpxA gene encoding acyl-ACP--UDP-N-acetylglucosamine O-acyltransferase → MSRIHPTAIIDPKAQLDSSVEVGPYSIIGPHVSIDAGTVVGPHVVIEGHTTIGKDNKFFQFSSIGAAPQDKKWSGEATRLEVGDRNTVREFCTFNTGTVQDKGVTRLGNDNWISAYVHLAHDCQVGSNTIFSNNAQLAGHVEVGDWAILSGYAGVHQFCKIGAHAFIGMYTSLTQDVPPFVLVSGNPAGARGVNIEGIKRRGFTRPQIDAVRAAYKNIYRNNLTLEEAKAVLAKDHAAAAEGAEQIGMMLDFLGTATRGIVR, encoded by the coding sequence ATGAGCAGGATTCATCCAACCGCCATCATCGACCCCAAGGCGCAGCTCGACAGCAGCGTGGAAGTGGGACCGTACTCCATCATTGGTCCGCACGTGTCGATTGATGCCGGCACCGTGGTGGGCCCGCACGTGGTCATCGAAGGCCACACCACCATCGGCAAGGACAACAAGTTCTTTCAGTTCTCGTCCATCGGCGCGGCCCCGCAGGACAAGAAGTGGTCCGGCGAAGCGACTCGGCTGGAAGTGGGCGACCGCAACACGGTGCGCGAATTCTGTACCTTCAATACCGGCACGGTGCAGGACAAGGGCGTCACCCGCCTGGGCAACGATAACTGGATTTCGGCCTATGTCCACCTGGCGCACGATTGCCAGGTCGGTAGCAACACCATTTTCTCCAACAATGCGCAGCTCGCCGGCCACGTGGAAGTGGGCGACTGGGCGATCCTGTCCGGCTACGCCGGCGTCCACCAGTTCTGCAAGATTGGGGCGCACGCCTTTATCGGCATGTACACCAGCCTGACCCAGGACGTGCCACCGTTCGTGCTGGTGTCGGGTAATCCGGCCGGCGCGCGCGGCGTCAATATCGAAGGCATCAAGCGCCGTGGTTTTACGCGGCCGCAGATCGATGCCGTGCGCGCGGCGTACAAGAATATCTACCGCAACAATCTGACGCTGGAAGAAGCCAAGGCAGTGCTGGCAAAAGACCACGCTGCAGCGGCTGAAGGCGCCGAGCAGATTGGCATGATGCTCGACTTCCTGGGAACGGCCACCCGTGGCATCGTCCGCTGA
- the lpxB gene encoding lipid-A-disaccharide synthase, protein MVAGEVSGDMLAARLLAGLRPQLPQARFHGIGGERMAEQGFVSHIPMDKLTVRGLFEVIPRYREIKAIQTTLRDQLIADKPAVFIGADYPGFNLGLEMQLRQAGIPTMHFVSPQIWAWRGGRIKKIIKAVSHMLVIFPFEEEIYKAAGVPVTYIGHPLAEVIPMEPDTAGARRKLGVPDDVRVVAVMPGSRMGELKYLAAPFIEAVKLLAKRDPDLRFVVPMAGERQRVYFNELVAKAGLQDVAIDLVDSSHTAIEAADAVLVASGTATLEVALYKKPMVIAYKVMAASWHIMRHMGYQPWIGLPNILAREFLVPEFLQGAATPQALADATWQQLSDAPNRAKLVQRFTAMHHSLLRNSAQESADAVMRVITSSKAS, encoded by the coding sequence ATGGTCGCCGGCGAAGTCTCCGGCGACATGCTGGCCGCGCGCCTGCTGGCGGGCCTGCGCCCGCAGCTGCCGCAGGCGCGCTTTCATGGCATTGGCGGCGAGCGCATGGCCGAGCAGGGCTTTGTGTCGCACATCCCCATGGACAAGCTGACCGTGCGCGGGCTGTTTGAAGTCATTCCGCGCTACCGCGAAATCAAGGCCATTCAAACGACGCTGCGCGACCAGCTCATTGCCGACAAGCCGGCGGTGTTCATCGGCGCCGATTACCCGGGCTTCAACCTGGGCCTGGAAATGCAGCTGCGCCAGGCCGGCATTCCGACCATGCATTTCGTCAGCCCGCAGATCTGGGCCTGGCGTGGTGGGCGCATCAAGAAAATCATCAAGGCCGTGTCGCACATGCTGGTGATCTTCCCGTTCGAGGAAGAGATCTACAAGGCGGCCGGGGTGCCGGTGACCTATATCGGTCATCCGCTGGCTGAAGTCATTCCCATGGAGCCTGATACGGCAGGCGCGCGGCGCAAGCTGGGCGTGCCGGACGATGTGCGCGTGGTCGCCGTGATGCCGGGCAGCCGCATGGGCGAGTTGAAATACCTGGCGGCGCCGTTCATCGAGGCGGTCAAGCTGCTGGCAAAACGCGACCCTGATCTGCGCTTCGTGGTGCCGATGGCGGGCGAACGCCAGCGTGTCTACTTCAACGAGCTGGTGGCCAAAGCCGGCCTGCAGGACGTGGCCATCGACCTGGTCGACAGTTCGCACACGGCCATTGAAGCGGCCGACGCGGTGCTGGTGGCATCCGGTACCGCCACCTTGGAAGTGGCGCTCTACAAGAAGCCCATGGTCATCGCCTACAAGGTCATGGCAGCATCCTGGCACATCATGAGGCACATGGGCTACCAGCCCTGGATTGGCCTGCCCAACATCCTGGCGCGCGAATTCCTGGTGCCGGAGTTCCTGCAGGGAGCCGCCACGCCGCAGGCGCTGGCCGACGCCACCTGGCAGCAGCTCAGTGACGCGCCAAATCGCGCAAAGCTGGTGCAGCGCTTCACCGCCATGCATCACAGCCTGCTGCGCAACAGCGCGCAGGAAAGCGCCGACGCGGTCATGCGCGTGATTACCTCGTCGAAGGCATCATGA
- the rnhB gene encoding ribonuclease HII, which translates to MRKKKVNFYPGLKKNALPFSPEDIVCGVDEAGRGPLAGPVFAAAVILHPDRPIEGLRDSKKLTAERRGELAPLIKEHALAWAIAECSHEEIDNINILQATMLAMRRAVEALATMPTVALIDGNRSPVLSIRCCPIIEGDDKVHAISAASILAKTARDAALVTLHELYPEYGFDQHKGYGTALHLERLREHGACPVHRRSFSPVRAVLPVAPGDAYLGASMEFDFGDMDEAA; encoded by the coding sequence ATGAGAAAAAAGAAGGTCAATTTCTATCCCGGCCTGAAGAAAAACGCGCTGCCGTTTTCGCCAGAGGATATCGTGTGCGGCGTGGACGAGGCAGGGCGCGGGCCGCTGGCCGGCCCGGTGTTTGCGGCCGCCGTCATCCTGCATCCCGATCGCCCCATCGAGGGCCTGCGCGACTCCAAGAAGCTGACCGCGGAGCGGCGCGGCGAGCTGGCGCCGCTGATCAAGGAACATGCGCTGGCCTGGGCCATTGCGGAATGCTCGCACGAAGAAATCGACAATATTAACATCCTGCAGGCGACCATGCTGGCCATGCGGCGCGCGGTGGAAGCACTGGCCACCATGCCGACCGTGGCCCTGATTGACGGCAACCGCAGTCCGGTGCTGTCGATCCGCTGCTGCCCGATCATTGAAGGTGACGACAAGGTCCACGCCATTTCGGCCGCTTCCATTCTGGCCAAGACGGCGCGCGACGCGGCGCTGGTGACGCTGCACGAGCTCTATCCGGAGTATGGCTTCGACCAGCACAAGGGCTACGGCACGGCGCTGCACCTGGAGCGCCTGCGCGAGCATGGCGCCTGCCCGGTGCACCGCCGCTCGTTCTCGCCCGTGCGCGCGGTGCTGCCGGTGGCGCCGGGCGACGCCTACCTGGGCGCGTCGATGGAATTCGATTTCGGCGACATGGACGAAGCGGCATGA